In Parasteatoda tepidariorum isolate YZ-2023 chromosome 2, CAS_Ptep_4.0, whole genome shotgun sequence, one DNA window encodes the following:
- the LOC107442463 gene encoding uncharacterized protein isoform X1 yields MIICFLKAEVAIKYFLSYTPRKMNSEKREFVFTWKIENFSFRGERHKEEYIKSPEFQAECLGQTRWTIYFWPKENSNVSYCRLCCLNTKNETSNTLKLYDISKNKNVGKDVIGYRFELLYNNGVLFRSSRIKTFEDGMNEFIYFKDIGLDRDMEDLPEDIVIIRCVLMRMKEDSSSENFNSFLENHRADEAKSDCECNSICGVDTFTFMHKYLRTLEGEKVIPSSTRFGVNFSVNRDGRVYVSFCIKNSQDVILVSCKISFIRPDGAVAFVSKEIPRLIYVTSSRKEWFDIGRMEDGYYLKCEIKSSNSIRLDNLSYSPACISNAAESSAHTRENSEILGNAAEALISGRISISRQTEESNVDFKSPELMKAVHSPLQDDLCKILRNEKFADVTLKSENLIMPAHKVLLAARSPVFSAMFDQDMLESQSGTIYLSDVDVETLKMFLKYIYTDTVEMKSHENVIKLMVIADKYQVIPLKEECSAYLKTILSDENVCDVIAIADMVNQEDLKLCAMAYIKANASKILSASNWNQWLRQNLELAAEIVAAVSSVLVNTDCKSASS; encoded by the coding sequence atgataatttgctttttaaaagcagAGGTagcgattaaatattttttaagctacaCTCCAAGGAAAATGAACAGTGAAAAGAGAGAGTTTGTTTTTACgtggaaaatagaaaatttttcttttcgagGAGAAAGACACAAAGAGGAATATATAAAAAGTCCGGAATTCCAAGCGGAATGTCTAGGCCAAACACGGTGGACAATATATTTTTGGCCCAAAGAAAATTCAAACGTGTCTTATTGTAGACTATGTTGCTTAAACACCAAAAATGAAACATCTAATACTTTAAAGCTATATGATAtatcgaaaaacaaaaatgttggaAAAGATGTTATAGGTTACCGATTTGAATTACTTTACAACAATGGTGTGCTTTTTCGTTCCTCTAGAATTAAGACTTTTGAAGACGGAAtgaatgaatttatatatttcaaagataTAGGTTTAGACAGGGATATGGAAGATTTACCAGAAGATATTGTAATAATCCGTTGCGTTCTAATGAGAATGAAAGAAGATAGCTCCAGTGAGAACTTCaacagttttcttgaaaatcatAGAGCTGACGAAGCGAAGTCTGATTGCGAATGCAACTCTATTTGCGGAGTCGatacttttacttttatgcataaatatCTACGCACTTTGGAGGGAGAAAAGGTTATACCGTCGTCTACAAGATTCGGTGTTAATTTCTCGGTGAATAGGGATGGAAGAGTGTATGTTTCATTCTGCATAAAAAATTCTCAGGATGTAATTCTTGTATCTTGCAAAATATCATTCATTCGTCCAGATGGTGCAGTAGCATTCGTTTCGAAGGAGATTCCCCGATTAATTTACGTCACATCGAGTCGAAAGGAATGGTTCGATATAGGAAGAATGGAAGAcggatattatttaaaatgtgagaTAAAATCTTCGAATTCAATTCGACTCGATAACCTAAGCTATTCACCTGCTTGCATATCAAATGCAGCTGAGAGTTCGGCTCACACCAGAGAAAATAGTGAAATTCTAGGCAATGCAGCTGAAGCTCTTATTTCAGgaagaatttcaatttcaagGCAAACTGAAGAAAGCAATGTAGACTTCAAATCGCCAGAATTAATGAAAGCTGTTCATTCGCCGTTGCAAGATgacttatgcaaaatattaaggAATGAAAAATTTGCGGATGTGACGTTGAAGTCAGAAAATCTAATTATGCCAGCCCATAAAGTTCTTCTGGCCGCACGATCACCCGTATTTTCCGCTATGTTTGATCAAGATATGCTGGAGAGTCAATCAGGTACTATTTATTTATCAGATGTTGATGTAGAGacacttaaaatgtttttaaaatacatttacacAGACACCGTTGAAATGAAGAGCCATGAAAATGTCATCAAACTGATGGTAATTGCTGATAAGTATCAAGTTATACCACTTAAAGAGGAATGTTCTGCTTACTTGAAGACCATCTTGTCTGATGAAAATGTTTGCGATGTAATTGCTATTGCCGATATGGTAAATCAAGAAGATTTAAAGTTGTGCGCTATGGCGTATATCAAAGCTAATGCTTCGAAAATCCTATCTGCTTCAAATTGGAATCAATGGTTGAGGCAGAATTTAGAATTGGCAGCTGAAATTGTAGCAGCAGTGTCTTCTGTATTAGTAAATACAGATTGTAAGAGTGCATCCAGCTAA